Part of the Synechococcus sp. MU1643 genome, CTCGCCATTGCCGTAGTTGAGGCTGGCGGTCGCGAAATCCTGCAGATCCTTGGCGGTCAGGCGACCAACAGGGATATGCAAACCGGCAAAGGAGAGGCCTTCTTGCTTCTGAGGGTGTATGCCGTAGTGGGAGCGGGGAGTGGTGTTGAACACGGACCCGGGATCGGGAGTCAACGGACCGAAGAGTTCTTCCACCTGGCTGCGGAACACGTCGTGGCCCACCTGATCCAGGTAGAGGCGGAAGCGGCCTTTGGGGCGCTTGTCGCGCTCACCGTTGTCCCGCCAGAGCCGGATCACGGCGTCGGTCATCTTGCAGATTTCGTTTGGCTTCACCCAGGCGTCCAGAGGAACGGCATAGGCATTCATCTGCGATGACAAAACACCGCCGATCCAAACACCAAAACCCATCACCCCATCCCGTTCCACGGGGTGGAAAACAATGTCGTTGTGGAGCAGGAAGTTGTCCTTCGCACCAGCAACGGCGGTGTTCCACTTGCGGGGCAGATTGGAATACTCCGGGTTGCCCTGGCAGTTGTTGGTGAGGAAGTTCTGCAGCTCGGTGGTGTAAGGCCGCGTGTCGACGATCTCGTTGGGATCGATGCCGGCGATGGGGTTGCCGGTGACATTGCGGGGATTGTCGAAGCCGGATTGGATCGTGCTCAGACCGGCTTCCTTCAGACGCTTGAGGATTTCCGGCAGGTCGCCCAGCAGCACACCGCGCAATTGAAGGTTCTGACGGGTGGTGATGTCGCAGCTGCCGTTGTCGCCATAGCGCTCAACGATGGAGCCAACCACCCGCAGCTGATCGGCCGTCAGCACGCCATTGGGCACCCGTAGCCGGAGCATGAATTTGCCTGGCGTTTTCGGACGCCAGAACATTCCGTACCACTTCAAACGCAACTGAAGGTCGGTTTCATCCACCTGCTCCCAGCCGAGTTCAGCGAATTTTTCGATTTCGCTGCCGACCAACAGGCCATCTTTGGCCGCCTTGTTTTGCTCGATCTTGTTGAGCTTCTTGCCATCCAGGTAAGGCCTAGAGGGAGAGCTAAGGGTCATAAGTCGATTAACGAGTGGGCGGATTGATTGCTCAAAGACGAGGCGCGAATCAATCGAGATGGCCCGAAGACCGGCAACGCTTCAAAACGAAGGGGAGCGTTGGGTTGATTGAATAAACACCGCGAAGGCAGCCTTGGTCCGTAACAAAGGGAACACTTTTGGTGTTGATCACTTCCAGGGCTTTGTTCTCTTAGATTTGTAAAACCGGCTACATCTGACGGTTCCCGCGAGGCCGTAAAAGGCAACCTGATTCGTCCTCAGTATTGGCGTCCGATTTCGCCAACCATGCGCACTGCTCCGGCCCGGAGCATCTGCCAAACCCGCCTCATCGCAGCGAAGTCTCGGTCGAGCTCGGAGGGTCCGGTGGGGCGGTCGAAGCTTCGGTCGTACCGGTCGTACCGGGCCTCCCTGGGCTCGTATCCCCCGCTGTACCGGTCGTCCCGGTTGTTGTACCGGTCGTACCGCTCAATGCGTCCCTCCCGAGGCTCCCGGTAGGAGCGGCTGTCCAATGGGGCACGATCAAAACTACGGCGGGGTGCCATGACTCATCCAACGTTCACAACGAACCGATGACATCAGCCAGTGCGGTCATCGATCCGTGGCCATTGCTACGGAATGACGCTTCCGATGCAGGGCGGCATGGGCTGCATCTGGTGGTGCATGGCCGCAGTGGCGGTGTTGTGCCTGACTGTTTGGCCTCCCTGCCTGATCTCCTGGCTCAGCGGCGCTCGGCGCCCGTTCAATTGGAGGTGCTGACGGCTGAACAGCCTGTGTCGCCGCTTCCCCAACCCTCTTGGCTTGTTCCGTTGCTGCTGTTGCCTGGGGCGCATGCCCGAACTGACGTGCCGGCGATTCGGAACAGGCTTCGCGGGGCTGGGGCCAATGTGCGTTTGCTGCCCTTTCTGGGCTCTTGGATCACCTGGTGGAACGCTGTGCTTTTAGTCCTTCCGGCGTCTGATCGCGCTGATGCCGTGCTGGTGCACCATCCCCTTCGCCCGGGGGTGGCGGATCGCTTCCTCGCGATGCTCGCGTCTCGCCTGGCCTTGCCGTTGGTTGCCTTTGATGCCTGGCCCGAGTTCCAGCGGCGCCATTCCCGTGCCCGACCACTCCCGTTGACTCTCGCCCCCAACCGCATGACGGAGGCGTTAAGCGAAGCTGGAGGATTGCCTCCTTTGCTGGAGCATCCCCCCACCCGCCAGGCCCTGATCGATCTGCTTGCTTCTCTGCCGTGACCACTGCTGAACAAACCGGAACCGTTTATCTGGTGGGAGCGGGTCCCGGCGATCCCGAGTTGCTCACGCTGAAGGCGCATCGGCTGCTGAGCCAGTGCGATGCCCTGGTGTATGACTCGCTGGTGCCTAAAGAGGTGCTGGATCTTGTGCCGGCGTCCTGCGAACGCCGTTTTGTTGGCAAGCGTCGCGGACACCATTCGGTGCCACAACCAAGCACCAATGCCGTGCTCGTTGAAATGGCTCAGAAGCACAGCACGGTGGTGCGCTTGAAGGGGGGTGATCCCTTTCTCTTCGGCCGTGGAGGAGAAGAAGCGGCTTACTTGGCGGAGCGCAAAATTCCTGTTCAGGTGGTGCCTGGTGTCACCGCTGGCATTGCCGCCCCTGCCTACGCCGGAATTCCCGTCACCCATCGGCGGGCG contains:
- the cobA gene encoding uroporphyrinogen-III C-methyltransferase, with translation MTTAEQTGTVYLVGAGPGDPELLTLKAHRLLSQCDALVYDSLVPKEVLDLVPASCERRFVGKRRGHHSVPQPSTNAVLVEMAQKHSTVVRLKGGDPFLFGRGGEEAAYLAERKIPVQVVPGVTAGIAAPAYAGIPVTHRRAGSSVTFVTGHEEIDKRRPSVDWRALAAASDGLVIYMGLHNLPRIAGELMAGGLATTTPVAVIQQGTVAGQRCLKATLVDVADQCRAEAFKSPSIVVVGEVIDQQVEACMPTPAAVTMPIPF
- a CDS encoding DNA mismatch repair protein MutS — encoded protein: MTSASAVIDPWPLLRNDASDAGRHGLHLVVHGRSGGVVPDCLASLPDLLAQRRSAPVQLEVLTAEQPVSPLPQPSWLVPLLLLPGAHARTDVPAIRNRLRGAGANVRLLPFLGSWITWWNAVLLVLPASDRADAVLVHHPLRPGVADRFLAMLASRLALPLVAFDAWPEFQRRHSRARPLPLTLAPNRMTEALSEAGGLPPLLEHPPTRQALIDLLASLP
- a CDS encoding ferredoxin--nitrite reductase yields the protein MTLSSPSRPYLDGKKLNKIEQNKAAKDGLLVGSEIEKFAELGWEQVDETDLQLRLKWYGMFWRPKTPGKFMLRLRVPNGVLTADQLRVVGSIVERYGDNGSCDITTRQNLQLRGVLLGDLPEILKRLKEAGLSTIQSGFDNPRNVTGNPIAGIDPNEIVDTRPYTTELQNFLTNNCQGNPEYSNLPRKWNTAVAGAKDNFLLHNDIVFHPVERDGVMGFGVWIGGVLSSQMNAYAVPLDAWVKPNEICKMTDAVIRLWRDNGERDKRPKGRFRLYLDQVGHDVFRSQVEELFGPLTPDPGSVFNTTPRSHYGIHPQKQEGLSFAGLHIPVGRLTAKDLQDFATASLNYGNGEVRLTEDQNVILLGLPNEKLEALKADALVQRFPLEPGTIAAGTVSCTGNTYCGFGLTNTKDQALEAAKELDQELNLPEELKIHWTGCPNTCGQAYMGAIGLTGTKAKNSEGVMGEGYVMTLGGSQGANPTVGEIHRKAIPADEIKAALKEVLIDKFGATPKA